In Haliaeetus albicilla chromosome 2, bHalAlb1.1, whole genome shotgun sequence, a single genomic region encodes these proteins:
- the ZNF831 gene encoding zinc finger protein 831 isoform X2: protein MSIWQITFEMEAQKQPGFTVAVADRPVSTSSLQPAQGSSDLSQGSVIPQQEQALSQPVYLKALTIPLYQPVQAGCFQPNRQLVTGRSCVNLDSSNIPLILSPLVASEGTDQPQSVFQKQLGQTLTLNIVSTLPVLSSPNSCVNASLGSPGKSKKAGKYICKHCGRDCLKPSVLEKHIRSHTGERPFPCTTCGIAFKTQSNLYKHRRTQTHVNNTRLPSDSDNSGILEQNEKSTESITPHQGSKLLSSTCEDEGIQMKQMSSETSAPTDTKKHLNDLSLPATNSSSFASENHETTNQSFSSKANQGVPEREPQSLSSPGALPNGQCQRKNVQEQRTPTANKHIQLQRQQATSSEKQWDYKPFDCKLKKCESTDSGYLSRSDSTEQQMASSSPLHSLYEHSTELENETAFSSLRCTSASSAKLDAAEKATALMLEKKRLEEHISKLISHNKSVVDDTHLDNVRPRKTVLSKQGSIDLPMPYTYKDSFHFDIRTCDVNRKKNLSLCSAKSTFAPLEKCKPMFFHSVPTQFSTTIDTVPVTRSNSLPFVEGTRMVHDKAGCSKPLSLTKQSVNTGTASLLPSNNLAADSVDFPNSHPRALVRQTAVDDLPLSSVVDHTPPSEELQGTKKLGAGEVISAKNKKHNQRKLKMFSQEKWQMYGDETFKKIYQKMKSSQSAKKIKQRGNKITDITSFTPNSKESVSSTEITEERDGRHSVSDSLSSLVTTGLNTGKSETCTNGNHIPENVSSEETADSVTYLMETSHSVNASAHTVMSKTSQDLSGSDTDKYTAGNSTLLAPSSCESRLQNTQCQLSANRRNDDYLPVHSSKWEKPSLGKESSTFESDCKSTSNSYGNHSRNKETGQHALTPPWVHCNNSREGTGKSQNSPSERKKLKFEVEKTQNIISKSCPSPSSENNAVNEGEKVCCASTRCLSTAPVKFSSKAEEQKLSAGINECTGGSENVEYTKTIKLPTKALNYSDVNLLSHSAGISKASFVGVLGPELRGSDCNSSALHNTTDKDVKTCLVKTGAKVALFSDNAVDVSSKIHHLKPGHLTPVPQQNAFSPKYILKLPQDKRASDLSLFLGSEQKITPCTSVTDNLTTPPCSSNSGSLSSHSNDVFWSPLKFEVRQKASKGELRWNVHANWKTPAFCSPVNSETTNTLTTADNTFYNQNFRQQDIVRDAWKNKQNKNKLNYQRQTEEKWMSITASSTQTPKKKICFTSMYTSGFFISADIKEERKVLHHLCSGSDSLTMTSASSKGAEPTVVGWDRGGSPCTLKDISPTLQDMQHSQSSTDNPAYFCHSFGTFYCHTLTTHCREFPVLPHNNLSCYSGSLTVSSTKSTFPSLNAEPRLTWCCLTRSLPLPAEQKGNADSAYSSMHTCDKEFSNECTLSKYDISIFKMKNISKTVAYGLTNRSLKTLVSSFSKGEQMQELSSAAPGAAFKNISEQKKKTLVCKKEKLSTNKLKRSHKQKKIKVTPKWYRGRHVHGYAQFKINRLSKRHCFPNRTLDALKKGYSSQPCKFKKYKKSYSAQSKVQENYLHQQKDTSFSTSDKPLCRRKKEGKNNSGISSHTENLNHVKQKDKMDKKLIQPRSKSAVMWKSAV from the exons ATGAGCATATGGCAGATAACCTTTGAAATGGAGGCACAGAAGCAGCCTGGTTTTACAGTCGCAGTAGCAGATCGACCAGTTTCAACCTCTTctcttcagcctgcacagggtTCTTCAGATCTCAGCCAAGGCAGTGTGATTCCTCAACAGGAACAAGCACTGTCCCAACCTGTGTATCTAAAAGCCCTTACCATACCACTGTATCAGCCTGTCCAGGCAGGATGCTTTCAGCCAAACCGTCAGTTAGTGACTGGCAGGAGCTGTGTAAATCTAGACAGCAGTAACATACCTCTAATCCTGAGTCCACTTGTTGCTTCAGAAGGCACAGATCAGCCTCAGTCAGTTTTTCAGAAACAACTTGGACAAACTCTAACATTGAACATAGTGAGCACTTTACCAGTTTTATCATCACCAAATTCTTGTGTAAATGCATCTCTTGGAAGCCCAGGAAAATCAAAAAAAGCTGGGAAATATATCTGCAAACACTGTGGACGAGACTGTTTGAAGCCAAGTGTCCTTGAGAAACATATTCGCTCTCACACAGGAGAGAGGCCCTTTCCATGCACCACTTGTGGTATTGCATTTAAAACTCAAAGCAATTTGTATAAACACAGAAGAACTCAAACACACGTCAACAATACCAGACTGCCCTCAGACTCTGACAACAGTGGTATATTGGAGCAAAATGAGAAATCAACAGAGAGCATCACCCCACATCAAGGCAGCAAACTACTTAGTAGCACCTGTGAAGACGAGGGGATACAGATGAAACAAATGAGTTCAGAGACCAGTGCTCCCACAGACACTAAGAAACATCTTAATGACCTTTCGCTGCCAGCAACAAACAGTTCATCATTTGCTTCAGAAAATCATGAAACAACGAATCAGTCCTTTAGTTCAAAGGCTAATCAGGGGGTTCCTGAAAGAGAACCTCAAAGTTTATCATCTCCAGGAGCTTTGCCAAATGGTCAGTGCCAGAGAAAGAACGTACAGGAGCAAAGAACTCCAACTGCCAATAAGCATATTCAGTTGCAAAGGCAGCAAGCAAcctcttcagaaaaacagtggGATTACAAGCCATTTGACTGCAAGCTAAAGAAGTGTGAGAGCACTGACTCAGGGTATCTGTCACGCTCTGATAGTACAGAACAACAGATGGCATCATCCAGCCCGTTGCATAGTCTCTATGAACACAGCACAGAACTGGAAAACGAAACTGCTTTCAGCAGCTTAAGGTGTACCTCCGCAAGCAGTGCAAAGCTAGATGCAGCTGAGAAAGCTACAGCCTTGATGctagagaaaaaaaggctggaaGAACACATTTCAAAACTTATTTCTCATAACAAAAGTGTGGTGGATGATACCCACTTAGACAATGTTAGGCCCAGAAAAACTGTCCTTTCAAAGCAGGGAAGCATTGATCTGCCAATGCCTTATACATACAAAGACTCTTTCCATTTTGACATCAGAACTTGTGAtgtaaataggaaaaagaatCTTTCACTTTGTTCAGCAAAATCTACCTTTGCACCCCTAGAAAAATGCAAGCCAATGTTTTTTCATTCAGTTCCCACCCAATTCTCCACAACGATAGATACTGTGCCTGTTACACGGAGCAACTCCTTGCCATTTGTGGAGGGCACAAGAATGGTACATGACaaagcaggttgctcaaagccacTTTCTCTTACTAAGCAGTCAGTAAATACAGGCACTGCTAGTTTGCTGCCTAGCAACAATCTTGCTGCAGATTCAGTGGATTTTCCTAATAGCCATCCCCGAGCTCTAGTCAGACAAACAGCAGTGGATGATTTGCCACTAAGTAGTGTGGTTGATCATACTCCTCCATCAGAGGAGTTGCAAGGGACTAAAAAGCTTGGGGCTGGCGAAGTAATCAGtgctaaaaataagaaacacaaTCAAAGGAAGTTAAAGATGTTCTCTCAAGAAAAGTGGCAAATGTATGGAGAtgaaacatttaagaaaatctaccaaaaaatgaaaagcagtcaAAGTgccaagaaaattaaacaaaggGGAAATAAGATTACAGATATTACAAGCTTCACTCCCAATTCAAAGGAATCAGTCAGCAGTACTGAAATTACTGAGGAAAGAGATGGCAGGCACTCTGTAAGTGACAGTCTTTCCTCCCTTGTGACAACAGGTTTAAACACTGGTAAATCAGAAACCTGTACTAATGGTAATCATATTCCAGAGAATGTGTCCTCTGAGGAAACTGCAGACAGTGTAACCTACCTAATGGAGACATCACATTCAGTAAACGCTAGCGCACATACTGTAATGAGCAAAACTTCCCAAGACCTCAGTGGGAGTGACACAGATAAATACACAGCTGGCAACAGCACATTACTAGCTCCAAGCAGTTGTGAGTCCAGGCTTCAAAATACTCAGTGTCAGCTGAGTGCTAACAGAAGGAATGATGACTACTTGCCAGTACACAGTAGCAAATGGGAAAAACCAAGCCTTGGGAAAGAATCTAGTACATTTGAATCAGATTGTAAAAGCACTTCAAACAGTTATGGAAACCATAGCAGGAATAAAGAAACTGGCCAGCATGCTCTGACACCCCCATGGGTCCATTGCAACAACAGCAGAGAAGGCACAGGGAAATCCCAGAATTCACcgtcagaaagaaaaaagctgaaatttgaaGTGGAGAAGAcacaaaacattatttcaaaGTCCTGCCCTAGTCCCAGTAGTGAAAACAATGCAGTGAATGAAGGAGAGAAAGTCTGTTGTGCTAGCACTCGATGTCTTTCCACAGCACCAGTGAAATTCTCCAGTAAAGCAGAGGAGCAAAAATTAAGTGCAGGAATTAATGAATGCACTGGAGGTTCTGAGAATGTGGAATATACGAAAACAATCAAACTCCCCACAAAAGCTCTTAATTATAGTGATGTTAACCTTCTTTCACATTCAGCAGGTATCTCAAAAGCTTCATTTGTGGGAGTTTTAGGGCCTGAATTAAGGGGAAGTGATTGCAACTCTTCTGCCTTGCACAACACAACAGATAAGGATGTCAAAACATGTCTTGTGAAAACAGGAGCAAAAGTAGCACTTTTCAGTGACAATGCTGTTGATGTGTCTTCTAAAATTCATCATCTGAAACCTGGTCATTTAACTCCAGTCCCACaacaaaatgccttttctcCAAAATATATCCTTAAATTGCCGCAAGACAAGAGAGCCTCAGATTTGTCGCTTTTTCTTGGATCAGAACAGAAGATTACACCTTGCACATCTGTGACAGACAACTTAACTACCCCCCCCTGCTCTTCCAACAGCGGATCACTCAGTTCTCATTCTAATGATGTATTTTGGTCCCCTTTAAAATTTGAAGTGAGACAAAAGGCCAGCAAAGGAGAGCTACGATGGAACGTACATGCAAACTggaaaactccagcattttgttCACCAGTCAATTCAGAAACAACAAATACCTTAACCACAGCAGATAACACCTTTTATAACCAAAACTTCAGGCAGCAGGATATTGTAAGAGATgcttggaaaaacaaacagaacaaaaataaattaaattatcaaAGGCAAACAGAAGAGAAGTGGATGAGCATAACTGCTTCCTCTACACAGAccccaaagaagaaaatatgctttACTTCTATGTATACAAGTGGTTTTTTCATATCAGCTGACatcaaagaagagagaaaggtttTACATCATCTTTGCTCAGGAAGTGACTCTTTGACAATGACGTCAGCTTCTAGCAAGGGTGCAGAGCCAACAGTCGTGGGATGGGACAGAGGTGGAAGTCCATGCACTCTTAAGGACATTTCACCAACACTGCAGGATATGCAGCATTCTCAGAGCTCAACAGACAACCCCGCTTATTTTTGCCATTCTTTTGGCACATTTTATTGCCACACTCTCACCACTCACTGTAGAGAATTCCCAGTGCTACCCCACAATAATCTGTCTTGCTACTCTGGAAGTTTAACAGTATCAAGTACAAAGAGCACCTTCCCATCACTAAATGCTGAACCTCGATTGACTTGGTGTTGTTTAACAAGAAgccttcctctgcctgctgaGCAGAAGGGGAATGCAGACTCTGCTTATTCCTCCATGCATACCTGTGACAAGGAATTTAGCAATGAATGCACACTGTCAAAATACgatatttccattttcaaaatgaaaaatattagcaaGACTGTGGCATATGGCTTAACAAACAGGAGTTTAAAAACATTGGTTTCATCCTTTTCTAAAGGAGAACAGATGCAGGAG TTAagctcagcagctcctggtgctgctttcaaaaatatttcagagcaaaagaagaaaacactagtttgcaaaaaggaaaaactctCAACAAATAAACTCAAGAGGagccacaaacagaaaaagattaaaGTCACCCCGAAGTG
- the ZNF831 gene encoding zinc finger protein 831 isoform X3, giving the protein MSIWQITFEMEAQKQPGFTVAVADRPVSTSSLQPAQGSSDLSQGSVIPQQEQALSQPVYLKALTIPLYQPVQAGCFQPNRQLVTGRSCVNLDSSNIPLILSPLVASEGTDQPQSVFQKQLGQTLTLNIVSTLPVLSSPNSCVNASLGSPGKSKKAGKYICKHCGRDCLKPSVLEKHIRSHTGERPFPCTTCGIAFKTQSNLYKHRRTQTHVNNTRLPSDSDNSGILEQNEKSTESITPHQGSKLLSSTCEDEGIQMKQMSSETSAPTDTKKHLNDLSLPATNSSSFASENHETTNQSFSSKANQGVPEREPQSLSSPGALPNGQCQRKNVQEQRTPTANKHIQLQRQQATSSEKQWDYKPFDCKLKKCESTDSGYLSRSDSTEQQMASSSPLHSLYEHSTELENETAFSSLRCTSASSAKLDAAEKATALMLEKKRLEEHISKLISHNKSVVDDTHLDNVRPRKTVLSKQGSIDLPMPYTYKDSFHFDIRTCDVNRKKNLSLCSAKSTFAPLEKCKPMFFHSVPTQFSTTIDTVPVTRSNSLPFVEGTRMVHDKAGCSKPLSLTKQSVNTGTASLLPSNNLAADSVDFPNSHPRALVRQTAVDDLPLSSVVDHTPPSEELQGTKKLGAGEVISAKNKKHNQRKLKMFSQEKWQMYGDETFKKIYQKMKSSQSAKKIKQRGNKITDITSFTPNSKESVSSTEITEERDGRHSVSDSLSSLVTTGLNTGKSETCTNGNHIPENVSSEETADSVTYLMETSHSVNASAHTVMSKTSQDLSGSDTDKYTAGNSTLLAPSSCESRLQNTQCQLSANRRNDDYLPVHSSKWEKPSLGKESSTFESDCKSTSNSYGNHSRNKETGQHALTPPWVHCNNSREGTGKSQNSPSERKKLKFEVEKTQNIISKSCPSPSSENNAVNEGEKVCCASTRCLSTAPVKFSSKAEEQKLSAGINECTGGSENVEYTKTIKLPTKALNYSDVNLLSHSAGISKASFVGVLGPELRGSDCNSSALHNTTDKDVKTCLVKTGAKVALFSDNAVDVSSKIHHLKPGHLTPVPQQNAFSPKYILKLPQDKRASDLSLFLGSEQKITPCTSVTDNLTTPPCSSNSGSLSSHSNDVFWSPLKFEVRQKASKGELRWNVHANWKTPAFCSPVNSETTNTLTTADNTFYNQNFRQQDIVRDAWKNKQNKNKLNYQRQTEEKWMSITASSTQTPKKKICFTSMYTSGFFISADIKEERKVLHHLCSGSDSLTMTSASSKGAEPTVVGWDRGGSPCTLKDISPTLQDMQHSQSSTDNPAYFCHSFGTFYCHTLTTHCREFPVLPHNNLSCYSGSLTVSSTKSTFPSLNAEPRLTWCCLTRSLPLPAEQKGNADSAYSSMHTCDKEFSNECTLSKYDISIFKMKNISKTVAYGLTNRSLKTLVSSFSKGEQMQELSSAAPGAAFKNISEQKKKTLVCKKEKLSTNKLKRSHKQKKIKVTPKWYRGRHVHGYAQFKINRLSKRHCFPNRTLDALKKGYSSQPCKFKKYKKSYSAQSKVQENYLHQQKDTSFSTSDKPLCRRKKEGKNNSGISSHTENLNHVKQKDKMDKKDLCGIMAAD; this is encoded by the exons ATGAGCATATGGCAGATAACCTTTGAAATGGAGGCACAGAAGCAGCCTGGTTTTACAGTCGCAGTAGCAGATCGACCAGTTTCAACCTCTTctcttcagcctgcacagggtTCTTCAGATCTCAGCCAAGGCAGTGTGATTCCTCAACAGGAACAAGCACTGTCCCAACCTGTGTATCTAAAAGCCCTTACCATACCACTGTATCAGCCTGTCCAGGCAGGATGCTTTCAGCCAAACCGTCAGTTAGTGACTGGCAGGAGCTGTGTAAATCTAGACAGCAGTAACATACCTCTAATCCTGAGTCCACTTGTTGCTTCAGAAGGCACAGATCAGCCTCAGTCAGTTTTTCAGAAACAACTTGGACAAACTCTAACATTGAACATAGTGAGCACTTTACCAGTTTTATCATCACCAAATTCTTGTGTAAATGCATCTCTTGGAAGCCCAGGAAAATCAAAAAAAGCTGGGAAATATATCTGCAAACACTGTGGACGAGACTGTTTGAAGCCAAGTGTCCTTGAGAAACATATTCGCTCTCACACAGGAGAGAGGCCCTTTCCATGCACCACTTGTGGTATTGCATTTAAAACTCAAAGCAATTTGTATAAACACAGAAGAACTCAAACACACGTCAACAATACCAGACTGCCCTCAGACTCTGACAACAGTGGTATATTGGAGCAAAATGAGAAATCAACAGAGAGCATCACCCCACATCAAGGCAGCAAACTACTTAGTAGCACCTGTGAAGACGAGGGGATACAGATGAAACAAATGAGTTCAGAGACCAGTGCTCCCACAGACACTAAGAAACATCTTAATGACCTTTCGCTGCCAGCAACAAACAGTTCATCATTTGCTTCAGAAAATCATGAAACAACGAATCAGTCCTTTAGTTCAAAGGCTAATCAGGGGGTTCCTGAAAGAGAACCTCAAAGTTTATCATCTCCAGGAGCTTTGCCAAATGGTCAGTGCCAGAGAAAGAACGTACAGGAGCAAAGAACTCCAACTGCCAATAAGCATATTCAGTTGCAAAGGCAGCAAGCAAcctcttcagaaaaacagtggGATTACAAGCCATTTGACTGCAAGCTAAAGAAGTGTGAGAGCACTGACTCAGGGTATCTGTCACGCTCTGATAGTACAGAACAACAGATGGCATCATCCAGCCCGTTGCATAGTCTCTATGAACACAGCACAGAACTGGAAAACGAAACTGCTTTCAGCAGCTTAAGGTGTACCTCCGCAAGCAGTGCAAAGCTAGATGCAGCTGAGAAAGCTACAGCCTTGATGctagagaaaaaaaggctggaaGAACACATTTCAAAACTTATTTCTCATAACAAAAGTGTGGTGGATGATACCCACTTAGACAATGTTAGGCCCAGAAAAACTGTCCTTTCAAAGCAGGGAAGCATTGATCTGCCAATGCCTTATACATACAAAGACTCTTTCCATTTTGACATCAGAACTTGTGAtgtaaataggaaaaagaatCTTTCACTTTGTTCAGCAAAATCTACCTTTGCACCCCTAGAAAAATGCAAGCCAATGTTTTTTCATTCAGTTCCCACCCAATTCTCCACAACGATAGATACTGTGCCTGTTACACGGAGCAACTCCTTGCCATTTGTGGAGGGCACAAGAATGGTACATGACaaagcaggttgctcaaagccacTTTCTCTTACTAAGCAGTCAGTAAATACAGGCACTGCTAGTTTGCTGCCTAGCAACAATCTTGCTGCAGATTCAGTGGATTTTCCTAATAGCCATCCCCGAGCTCTAGTCAGACAAACAGCAGTGGATGATTTGCCACTAAGTAGTGTGGTTGATCATACTCCTCCATCAGAGGAGTTGCAAGGGACTAAAAAGCTTGGGGCTGGCGAAGTAATCAGtgctaaaaataagaaacacaaTCAAAGGAAGTTAAAGATGTTCTCTCAAGAAAAGTGGCAAATGTATGGAGAtgaaacatttaagaaaatctaccaaaaaatgaaaagcagtcaAAGTgccaagaaaattaaacaaaggGGAAATAAGATTACAGATATTACAAGCTTCACTCCCAATTCAAAGGAATCAGTCAGCAGTACTGAAATTACTGAGGAAAGAGATGGCAGGCACTCTGTAAGTGACAGTCTTTCCTCCCTTGTGACAACAGGTTTAAACACTGGTAAATCAGAAACCTGTACTAATGGTAATCATATTCCAGAGAATGTGTCCTCTGAGGAAACTGCAGACAGTGTAACCTACCTAATGGAGACATCACATTCAGTAAACGCTAGCGCACATACTGTAATGAGCAAAACTTCCCAAGACCTCAGTGGGAGTGACACAGATAAATACACAGCTGGCAACAGCACATTACTAGCTCCAAGCAGTTGTGAGTCCAGGCTTCAAAATACTCAGTGTCAGCTGAGTGCTAACAGAAGGAATGATGACTACTTGCCAGTACACAGTAGCAAATGGGAAAAACCAAGCCTTGGGAAAGAATCTAGTACATTTGAATCAGATTGTAAAAGCACTTCAAACAGTTATGGAAACCATAGCAGGAATAAAGAAACTGGCCAGCATGCTCTGACACCCCCATGGGTCCATTGCAACAACAGCAGAGAAGGCACAGGGAAATCCCAGAATTCACcgtcagaaagaaaaaagctgaaatttgaaGTGGAGAAGAcacaaaacattatttcaaaGTCCTGCCCTAGTCCCAGTAGTGAAAACAATGCAGTGAATGAAGGAGAGAAAGTCTGTTGTGCTAGCACTCGATGTCTTTCCACAGCACCAGTGAAATTCTCCAGTAAAGCAGAGGAGCAAAAATTAAGTGCAGGAATTAATGAATGCACTGGAGGTTCTGAGAATGTGGAATATACGAAAACAATCAAACTCCCCACAAAAGCTCTTAATTATAGTGATGTTAACCTTCTTTCACATTCAGCAGGTATCTCAAAAGCTTCATTTGTGGGAGTTTTAGGGCCTGAATTAAGGGGAAGTGATTGCAACTCTTCTGCCTTGCACAACACAACAGATAAGGATGTCAAAACATGTCTTGTGAAAACAGGAGCAAAAGTAGCACTTTTCAGTGACAATGCTGTTGATGTGTCTTCTAAAATTCATCATCTGAAACCTGGTCATTTAACTCCAGTCCCACaacaaaatgccttttctcCAAAATATATCCTTAAATTGCCGCAAGACAAGAGAGCCTCAGATTTGTCGCTTTTTCTTGGATCAGAACAGAAGATTACACCTTGCACATCTGTGACAGACAACTTAACTACCCCCCCCTGCTCTTCCAACAGCGGATCACTCAGTTCTCATTCTAATGATGTATTTTGGTCCCCTTTAAAATTTGAAGTGAGACAAAAGGCCAGCAAAGGAGAGCTACGATGGAACGTACATGCAAACTggaaaactccagcattttgttCACCAGTCAATTCAGAAACAACAAATACCTTAACCACAGCAGATAACACCTTTTATAACCAAAACTTCAGGCAGCAGGATATTGTAAGAGATgcttggaaaaacaaacagaacaaaaataaattaaattatcaaAGGCAAACAGAAGAGAAGTGGATGAGCATAACTGCTTCCTCTACACAGAccccaaagaagaaaatatgctttACTTCTATGTATACAAGTGGTTTTTTCATATCAGCTGACatcaaagaagagagaaaggtttTACATCATCTTTGCTCAGGAAGTGACTCTTTGACAATGACGTCAGCTTCTAGCAAGGGTGCAGAGCCAACAGTCGTGGGATGGGACAGAGGTGGAAGTCCATGCACTCTTAAGGACATTTCACCAACACTGCAGGATATGCAGCATTCTCAGAGCTCAACAGACAACCCCGCTTATTTTTGCCATTCTTTTGGCACATTTTATTGCCACACTCTCACCACTCACTGTAGAGAATTCCCAGTGCTACCCCACAATAATCTGTCTTGCTACTCTGGAAGTTTAACAGTATCAAGTACAAAGAGCACCTTCCCATCACTAAATGCTGAACCTCGATTGACTTGGTGTTGTTTAACAAGAAgccttcctctgcctgctgaGCAGAAGGGGAATGCAGACTCTGCTTATTCCTCCATGCATACCTGTGACAAGGAATTTAGCAATGAATGCACACTGTCAAAATACgatatttccattttcaaaatgaaaaatattagcaaGACTGTGGCATATGGCTTAACAAACAGGAGTTTAAAAACATTGGTTTCATCCTTTTCTAAAGGAGAACAGATGCAGGAG TTAagctcagcagctcctggtgctgctttcaaaaatatttcagagcaaaagaagaaaacactagtttgcaaaaaggaaaaactctCAACAAATAAACTCAAGAGGagccacaaacagaaaaagattaaaGTCACCCCGAAGTG